A genome region from Crossiella equi includes the following:
- a CDS encoding SDR family NAD(P)-dependent oxidoreductase, translating into MSTTIALVTGANKGVGLATARQLAERGLTVYLGSRDRERGAQAAAGLAEAGVEVRPLEIDITDDASVGKAVDFLTAEHGRLDVLVNNAGILHRKPALEVTAEDLAPEFETNVYGLVRVIHAVLPLLRRSAAPRVVNVSSTSAVFALAADPETMFARSHDSFAYAATKAAVNMLTVKYANAFRADPGLAHVKINAITPGYVATDMNDFHGTRTTEEGARASVKLALLGPDGPSGGFFDEDGPMPW; encoded by the coding sequence ATGTCCACCACGATCGCCCTGGTCACGGGCGCGAACAAGGGCGTCGGCCTGGCCACCGCCCGCCAGCTGGCCGAACGCGGTCTCACCGTCTACCTGGGCAGCCGCGACCGGGAACGCGGCGCCCAGGCGGCCGCCGGGCTGGCCGAGGCCGGGGTCGAGGTCCGGCCCCTGGAGATCGACATCACCGACGACGCCTCGGTGGGCAAGGCGGTGGACTTCCTGACCGCCGAGCACGGCCGCCTGGACGTGCTGGTCAACAACGCCGGGATCCTGCACCGCAAGCCCGCCCTGGAGGTCACCGCCGAGGACCTGGCGCCGGAGTTCGAGACCAACGTCTACGGCCTGGTGCGGGTCATCCACGCGGTGCTGCCGCTGCTGCGCCGTTCGGCCGCGCCGCGCGTGGTCAACGTCTCCAGCACCTCCGCCGTCTTCGCCCTCGCCGCCGACCCGGAGACGATGTTCGCGCGGTCGCACGACTCCTTCGCCTACGCCGCGACCAAGGCGGCGGTCAACATGCTGACCGTCAAGTACGCCAACGCCTTCCGTGCCGACCCCGGCCTGGCGCACGTCAAGATCAACGCGATCACGCCCGGCTACGTGGCCACCGACATGAACGACTTCCACGGCACCCGCACCACCGAGGAGGGCGCCCGCGCCTCGGTGAAGCTGGCCTTGCTCGGCCCGGACGGCCCGTCGGGCGGGTTCTTCGACGAGGACGGCCCGATGCCGTGGTGA
- a CDS encoding MFS transporter has product MGRDFGWLWAAYGVSAFGTRLAFDALTILAVLVLHADPAQVSLISAVGLAVGAVAALPLGPWVEFRHKRPVMVGMDLLRCATVLSVPAAHLAGVLTLGQLFVVSAVVAAADIAFLAASGAHLKALVPRNQLLVANGRFEATQWTATSLGPPLGGWAVTAFGPVTAILADAVSYLLSALGIRAIRAPEPVPAPSTERLRARDVLDGWRYILGHARLRPLFVNTVAVNALIMAPAPVIAVLMLRDLGFPPWQYGLAFALPCLGGLLGARLAPRAVARFGERRVLRVVGTVRVCWPVGLAFITPGPPGLLLVLALQTGLVTCMGVFNPVFATRRLTELPQDRIARTLVAWSVAQKLTTAALTALWGVLAAAAGPREAILAAGVLLLGCALVRPA; this is encoded by the coding sequence CTGGGGAGGGACTTCGGGTGGCTGTGGGCCGCCTACGGGGTCAGCGCGTTCGGTACCCGGCTGGCCTTCGACGCCTTGACGATCCTGGCGGTGCTGGTCCTGCACGCCGATCCGGCGCAGGTGTCGCTGATCTCGGCGGTGGGCTTGGCGGTCGGGGCGGTGGCGGCGCTGCCGCTGGGCCCGTGGGTGGAGTTCCGGCACAAGCGGCCGGTCATGGTGGGCATGGACCTGCTGCGGTGCGCCACCGTGCTCAGCGTGCCCGCCGCGCACCTGGCCGGGGTGCTCACGCTGGGCCAGCTGTTCGTGGTCTCGGCGGTGGTGGCCGCGGCGGACATCGCCTTCCTCGCCGCCAGCGGCGCCCACCTCAAGGCCCTGGTGCCCAGGAACCAGCTGCTGGTGGCCAACGGCCGGTTCGAGGCCACCCAGTGGACGGCCACCTCACTCGGGCCGCCCCTCGGTGGCTGGGCGGTCACCGCGTTCGGCCCGGTGACCGCGATCCTGGCCGATGCTGTCAGCTACCTGTTGTCCGCCTTGGGGATCCGGGCCATCCGCGCGCCCGAGCCCGTACCGGCGCCCAGCACCGAACGCCTGCGGGCCCGGGACGTGCTCGACGGCTGGCGGTACATCCTCGGCCACGCCCGGCTGCGGCCGCTGTTCGTGAACACGGTCGCGGTGAACGCGCTGATCATGGCACCCGCCCCGGTGATCGCCGTGCTCATGTTGCGAGACCTGGGTTTCCCGCCCTGGCAGTACGGCCTGGCCTTCGCACTGCCCTGCCTGGGCGGGCTGCTCGGCGCCCGGCTGGCTCCGCGCGCGGTGGCGCGGTTCGGCGAGCGGCGGGTGCTGCGGGTGGTCGGCACGGTCCGGGTGTGCTGGCCGGTCGGGCTGGCCTTCATCACGCCGGGTCCGCCCGGTCTGCTGCTCGTGCTGGCGCTGCAGACCGGCCTGGTCACCTGCATGGGCGTGTTCAACCCGGTCTTCGCCACCCGCCGCCTCACCGAGCTGCCCCAGGACCGCATCGCGCGCACCCTGGTGGCGTGGTCGGTGGCGCAGAAGCTCACCACGGCGGCGCTGACCGCGCTCTGGGGCGTGCTGGCCGCGGCGGCCGGTCCGCGCGAGGCGATCCTGGCCGCCGGGGTGCTTCTGCTGGGGTGCGCGCTGGTGCGGCCAGCCTAG
- a CDS encoding SpoIIE family protein phosphatase, with protein MSEEVPPPRAAQPGQSRLAEVVDRLRREVVAAHATADGRALIELAKGVLVERLHCGPAEAGRQLAGLAETAGLSQLELAADVVGQAAQDDLAELTASLTAAQDAPDNGLEAAVGLRTAEVAVSAGGDSQAIAQSLLHNALAPLGASAVAVWVAGVDGTLDLAGCAGFAEGEAQRWHHVPPGVVTAARRALVTRSSLWLHSLSESGIPSLGQRQHPDGCRFVTPAERGGRILGVLEVCWPIPLPPQPRAVQRQLEALAELCTHTLDHGPSRRWQPTARPLAELSDLADGLLDSALVLAPHRAPDGQLTDFRIHHLNPSFTDLRGRPRAEVAGALLLEAYPSALGDSGLYDKVLRVHATGEPFRASRVLLTAVINDVPLSMTADIGISRHEDNVLLVWRVEDRSARLAAVLQHAQRLGRIGGFEEDTTTGRITWNSELHDLYGRPEPVALQQLPAHAHPDDAIAVGRFLRTVLHHRRPADTAFRLLRPDGVTRHIRVVAEPVLDAVGSLLAVRGAYQDVSAQHWTEVALAATRDQLAHSELQAAERNRLALQLQHAIMPPAQAPLDAFDLQVAVRYRPAQGEHLVGGDWYDAVVLPSKQILVCVGDIAGHGINAATGMVALRNALRGLAATGAGPAQLLSWLNVVARHLTDHVVATAVCGLYDPVTRVLRWARAGHPPPVLVRGGRATVLPMLRGILLGATDEVVYQEEDLQLGAGDTLLMYTDGLIERKGNLLEESLAHLVGLAESARGTLEERLDHLLTHSNADTDDDTCLVGVELR; from the coding sequence ATGTCAGAGGAGGTCCCGCCACCCCGTGCGGCCCAGCCGGGGCAGAGCAGGCTGGCCGAGGTGGTCGACCGGCTGCGCCGCGAGGTGGTGGCCGCGCACGCCACCGCCGACGGGCGCGCGCTGATCGAGCTGGCCAAGGGCGTGCTGGTGGAACGGCTGCACTGCGGTCCGGCCGAGGCGGGGCGGCAGCTGGCGGGCCTGGCCGAGACCGCCGGGCTGTCGCAGCTGGAGCTGGCCGCGGACGTGGTCGGCCAGGCCGCCCAGGACGACCTGGCCGAGCTGACCGCCTCGCTGACCGCCGCGCAGGACGCCCCCGACAACGGCCTGGAGGCCGCGGTGGGGCTGCGCACCGCCGAGGTCGCGGTCAGCGCGGGCGGTGACTCGCAGGCCATCGCGCAGTCCCTGCTGCACAACGCCCTGGCCCCGCTGGGCGCGAGCGCGGTGGCGGTGTGGGTCGCCGGGGTGGACGGCACGCTCGATCTCGCGGGCTGCGCCGGGTTCGCCGAGGGTGAGGCGCAGCGCTGGCACCACGTGCCGCCCGGGGTGGTCACCGCCGCGCGGCGGGCGCTGGTCACGCGGTCCTCGCTGTGGCTGCACTCGCTGTCGGAGAGCGGCATCCCGTCCCTGGGGCAGCGCCAGCACCCGGACGGCTGCCGGTTCGTCACCCCGGCCGAGCGCGGCGGGCGCATCCTCGGCGTGCTGGAGGTGTGCTGGCCGATCCCGCTGCCACCGCAGCCCCGGGCGGTGCAGCGGCAGCTGGAGGCGTTGGCCGAGCTGTGCACGCACACCCTGGACCACGGGCCGTCCCGGCGCTGGCAGCCGACCGCGCGGCCGCTGGCGGAGCTGTCCGACCTCGCCGACGGGCTGCTGGACTCCGCGCTGGTGCTGGCTCCGCACCGGGCGCCGGACGGGCAGCTCACCGACTTCCGCATCCACCACCTCAACCCGAGCTTCACCGACCTGCGCGGCCGCCCCAGGGCGGAGGTGGCCGGGGCGCTGCTGCTGGAGGCCTACCCGAGCGCGCTGGGCGACAGCGGCCTGTACGACAAGGTGCTGCGCGTGCACGCCACCGGCGAGCCGTTCCGCGCCAGCCGCGTACTGCTCACCGCGGTCATCAACGACGTGCCGCTGTCGATGACCGCGGACATCGGCATCAGCCGCCACGAGGACAACGTGCTGCTGGTGTGGCGGGTGGAGGACCGGTCCGCGCGGCTGGCCGCGGTGTTGCAGCACGCCCAGCGGCTGGGCCGCATCGGCGGGTTCGAGGAGGACACCACCACCGGCCGCATCACCTGGAACAGCGAGCTGCACGACCTGTACGGCAGGCCGGAACCCGTTGCCCTGCAACAGCTTCCGGCGCACGCGCACCCGGACGACGCGATCGCGGTCGGCCGCTTCCTGCGCACCGTGCTGCACCACCGCCGTCCGGCCGACACCGCGTTCCGGCTGCTGCGCCCGGACGGGGTGACCCGGCACATCCGGGTGGTGGCCGAACCGGTGCTGGACGCGGTGGGCAGTCTGCTGGCGGTGCGCGGCGCCTACCAGGACGTCTCGGCACAGCACTGGACCGAGGTGGCGCTGGCGGCCACGCGGGACCAGCTGGCGCACAGCGAGCTGCAGGCCGCCGAGCGCAACCGGCTGGCGCTCCAGCTCCAGCACGCGATCATGCCCCCGGCCCAGGCCCCGCTGGACGCCTTCGACCTCCAGGTCGCGGTCCGCTACCGCCCGGCCCAGGGCGAGCACCTGGTGGGCGGCGACTGGTACGACGCGGTGGTGCTGCCGTCCAAGCAGATCCTGGTGTGCGTGGGCGACATCGCCGGGCACGGCATCAACGCGGCCACCGGCATGGTCGCCCTGCGCAACGCCCTGCGCGGCCTGGCGGCCACCGGCGCGGGCCCGGCCCAGCTGCTGTCCTGGCTGAACGTGGTGGCCCGGCACCTCACCGACCACGTGGTGGCCACCGCGGTGTGCGGCCTGTACGACCCGGTGACGCGGGTGCTGCGCTGGGCCCGCGCCGGTCACCCGCCGCCGGTGCTGGTGCGGGGCGGCCGGGCCACCGTGCTGCCGATGCTGCGGGGCATCCTGCTGGGCGCCACCGACGAGGTGGTGTACCAGGAGGAGGACCTCCAGCTGGGCGCGGGCGACACGCTGCTGATGTACACCGACGGCCTGATCGAACGGAAGGGCAACCTGCTGGAGGAGTCGCTGGCGCACCTGGTGGGCCTGGCGGAGTCCGCGCGGGGCACGCTGGAGGAGCGGCTGGACCACCTGCTGACCCACAGCAACGCCGACACCGACGACGACACCTGCCTGGTGGGAGTGGAACTGCGCTAG
- a CDS encoding HAMP domain-containing protein encodes MGDTVIRGVGKVGEPELRQLLAGLTAVRDGDFGTRLPDDADGLLGEIATVFNGMVDQLSLFTSEVTRVAREVGTEGRLGGQAQVPGVSGTWEDLTDSVNAMAGNLTTQVRDIAQVATAVARGDLSQKIDVDARGEILELKETVNTMVDQLSSFADEVTRVAREVGSEGQLGGQAEVPGVGGVWRDLTDSVNFMAGNLTDQVRNIAQVTTAVARGDLSQKITVTARGEILELKNTINTMVDQLSAFADEVTRMAREVGTEGILGGQADVKGVSGTWRDLTDSVNFMAGNLTAQVRSIAQVATAVARGDLSQKITVTARGEILELKNTINTMVDQLSAFADEVTRVAREVGTDGRLGGQADVKGVSGTWRDLTDSVNFMADNLTAQVRSIAEVTTAVAKGDLSQKIRVDARGEILELKETINTMVDQLSAFADEVTRVAREVGTEGNLGGQATVRGVSGTWKDLTDNVNVMASNLTGQVRSIAQVATAVARGDLSQKITVEAKGEVAALAGVINTMVDTLSAFADEVTRVAREVGTEGILGGQARVPNVAGTWKDLTDNVNSMANNLTGQVRNIAQVTTAVAQGDLTRKIDVDARGEILELKTTINTMVDQLSAFAAEVTRVAREVGSEGRLGGQAEVEGVSGTWKRLTENVNELAGNLTRQVRAIGEVARAVAEGDLTRSITVDASGEVSELKDNINTMVQSLRETTRANQEQDWLKTNLARISGLMQGHRDLAVVAELVMDELVPLVGAQYGAFYLADETTEGTTELRLIGSYGHPDDGTPTRFRLGQGLVGQAARSRKAIAVDHLPADYITVSSALGRATPAALLVLPIVVDDQVLGVIELAAMRLFTPVHRAFLTQLMDTIGVNVNTIVANARTDELLGESQRLAGELQVRQEELQRSNAELGDKAAQLATQNKDIETKNLEIETARQELETRAQQLSLASKYKSEFLANMSHELRTPLNSLLILAQLLAQNPTRNLTPKQVEYAGIIHSAGSDLLQLINDILDLSKVEAGKMDITPERVPLRQLLDYVEATFRPMTTQNSLGFHVSTARGVPAELLTDDSRLRQVLRNLLSNAVKFTETGKVELRIEPAREHELPASVRAHGSALAFRVVDTGIGIAPEQLETIFGAFQQADGTTSRKYGGTGLGLSISREIAYLLGGVIVAESTLGQGSTFTFYLPVARPDFRDSPTAADYRDAEPGVREVVAAPAEPARVRRLLVIEERPRGLLSLVAENAVAGLAHSREVGDPVKVEVVTAAGAQEAAALLAAQPCHCVVLDLDMADGAALRLLAAMDGDPALRSVPVLAHNSRRLAPEQERELQSRASARPVELLSSLDELRERVTLHLSAEEPGSVLPLVRPEETPRPRRAPHIDTSLSGRTVLVVDDDARNVYALTGILELHGMRVLHAEDGRKGIEALTEHPGIDIILMDVMMPEMDGYAATTAIRAMPEHAGLPVIAVTAKAMPGDREKSLASGANDYVTKPVDADDLIACIQRWLGLGGAL; translated from the coding sequence ATGGGTGACACGGTGATCCGGGGCGTCGGCAAGGTCGGCGAGCCCGAGCTGCGCCAGCTGCTGGCGGGGCTCACGGCGGTGCGCGACGGCGACTTCGGCACCCGGCTGCCGGACGACGCGGACGGGCTGCTCGGCGAGATCGCCACGGTGTTCAACGGCATGGTCGACCAGCTGTCACTGTTCACCTCCGAGGTCACCCGCGTGGCCCGCGAGGTGGGCACCGAGGGCAGGCTCGGCGGCCAGGCACAGGTACCGGGGGTGTCCGGCACCTGGGAGGACCTCACCGACTCGGTGAACGCGATGGCGGGCAACCTGACCACCCAGGTGCGCGACATCGCCCAGGTGGCCACGGCGGTGGCCCGGGGCGACCTGTCCCAGAAGATCGACGTGGACGCCCGGGGCGAGATCCTGGAGCTGAAGGAGACCGTCAACACGATGGTCGACCAGCTGTCCTCCTTCGCCGACGAGGTCACCCGCGTGGCCCGCGAGGTGGGCTCGGAGGGGCAGCTCGGCGGTCAGGCGGAGGTGCCCGGCGTCGGCGGGGTGTGGCGCGACCTGACCGACTCGGTGAACTTCATGGCGGGCAACCTGACCGACCAGGTGCGCAACATCGCCCAGGTGACCACGGCGGTGGCCCGGGGCGACCTGTCCCAGAAGATCACGGTCACCGCCCGGGGCGAGATCCTCGAGCTGAAGAACACGATCAACACCATGGTCGACCAGCTCTCCGCCTTCGCCGACGAGGTCACCCGCATGGCGCGCGAGGTGGGCACCGAGGGCATCCTGGGCGGCCAGGCCGACGTCAAGGGCGTCTCCGGCACCTGGCGCGACCTCACCGACTCGGTGAACTTCATGGCCGGGAACCTGACCGCGCAGGTCCGCTCGATCGCGCAGGTCGCCACGGCGGTGGCCCGCGGCGACCTGTCCCAGAAGATCACCGTCACCGCCCGGGGCGAGATCCTCGAGCTGAAGAACACGATCAACACCATGGTCGACCAGCTCTCCGCCTTCGCCGACGAGGTCACCCGCGTGGCCCGCGAGGTCGGCACCGACGGCCGCCTGGGCGGCCAGGCCGACGTCAAGGGCGTCTCCGGCACCTGGCGCGACCTCACCGACTCGGTGAACTTCATGGCCGACAACCTGACCGCGCAGGTCCGCTCGATCGCCGAGGTCACCACCGCGGTGGCCAAGGGCGACCTGTCCCAGAAGATCCGCGTCGACGCGCGCGGGGAGATCCTGGAGCTGAAGGAGACCATCAACACGATGGTCGACCAGCTCTCCGCCTTCGCCGACGAGGTCACCCGCGTGGCCCGCGAGGTCGGCACCGAGGGCAACCTGGGCGGGCAGGCCACGGTGCGCGGGGTGTCCGGCACGTGGAAGGACCTCACGGACAACGTGAACGTGATGGCCTCCAACCTGACCGGCCAGGTGCGCTCGATCGCGCAGGTCGCCACGGCGGTGGCCCGGGGCGACCTCTCGCAGAAGATCACCGTCGAGGCCAAGGGCGAGGTCGCCGCGCTGGCCGGGGTGATCAACACGATGGTGGACACGCTGTCCGCCTTCGCCGACGAGGTCACGCGCGTGGCGCGCGAGGTGGGCACCGAGGGCATCCTGGGCGGTCAGGCGCGGGTGCCGAACGTGGCGGGCACCTGGAAGGACCTCACCGACAACGTCAACTCGATGGCCAACAACCTCACCGGCCAGGTCCGCAACATCGCCCAGGTGACCACCGCGGTGGCGCAGGGCGACCTGACCCGCAAGATCGACGTGGACGCCCGGGGCGAGATCCTGGAGCTCAAGACCACGATCAACACCATGGTCGACCAGCTCTCCGCCTTCGCCGCGGAGGTCACGCGCGTGGCGCGCGAGGTGGGCTCGGAGGGCCGCCTGGGCGGTCAGGCCGAGGTCGAGGGCGTGTCCGGTACGTGGAAGCGCCTGACCGAGAACGTGAACGAGCTGGCGGGCAACCTGACCCGGCAGGTGCGCGCGATCGGCGAGGTGGCGCGGGCGGTGGCCGAGGGCGACCTGACCCGCTCGATCACCGTGGACGCCTCCGGTGAGGTCTCCGAGCTCAAGGACAACATCAACACCATGGTGCAGTCCCTGCGCGAGACCACCCGGGCCAACCAGGAGCAGGACTGGCTCAAGACCAACCTGGCCCGCATCTCCGGACTGATGCAGGGCCACCGCGACCTGGCCGTGGTCGCCGAGCTGGTCATGGACGAGCTGGTCCCGCTGGTGGGCGCCCAGTACGGCGCGTTCTACCTGGCCGACGAGACCACCGAGGGCACCACCGAGCTGCGGCTCATCGGCTCCTACGGCCACCCCGACGACGGCACGCCGACGCGCTTCCGCCTGGGCCAGGGCCTGGTCGGGCAGGCCGCGCGCAGCCGCAAGGCGATCGCGGTGGACCACCTGCCCGCCGACTACATCACGGTCTCCTCCGCCCTGGGCCGGGCCACCCCGGCCGCGCTGCTGGTACTGCCGATCGTGGTCGACGACCAGGTGCTCGGTGTGATCGAGCTGGCCGCGATGCGCTTGTTCACCCCGGTGCACCGGGCGTTCCTGACCCAGCTGATGGACACCATCGGCGTCAACGTCAACACCATCGTGGCCAACGCGCGCACCGACGAGCTGCTGGGCGAGTCGCAGCGGCTGGCCGGGGAGCTCCAGGTCCGGCAGGAGGAGCTCCAGCGCTCCAACGCCGAGCTGGGTGACAAGGCCGCGCAGCTGGCCACGCAGAACAAGGACATCGAGACCAAGAACCTGGAGATCGAGACCGCGCGGCAGGAGCTGGAGACCCGTGCCCAGCAGCTGTCGCTGGCCTCGAAGTACAAGTCGGAGTTCCTGGCCAACATGAGCCACGAGCTGCGCACCCCGTTGAACAGCCTGCTGATCCTGGCCCAGCTGCTCGCGCAGAACCCCACCCGCAACCTCACGCCGAAGCAGGTCGAGTACGCCGGGATCATCCACTCCGCGGGCTCGGACCTGCTCCAGCTGATCAACGACATCCTGGACCTGTCCAAGGTCGAGGCGGGCAAGATGGACATCACGCCCGAGCGGGTGCCGCTGCGCCAGCTGCTGGACTACGTCGAGGCCACCTTCCGCCCGATGACCACGCAGAACAGCCTCGGCTTCCACGTCAGCACCGCGCGCGGGGTCCCGGCCGAGCTGCTCACCGACGACTCGCGGCTGCGCCAGGTGCTGCGCAACCTGCTGTCCAACGCGGTGAAGTTCACCGAGACCGGCAAGGTGGAGCTGCGCATCGAACCGGCCCGGGAGCACGAGCTGCCCGCCTCGGTGCGCGCACACGGCTCCGCGCTGGCCTTCCGGGTGGTCGACACCGGCATCGGCATCGCGCCCGAGCAGCTGGAGACGATCTTCGGGGCGTTCCAGCAGGCCGACGGCACCACCAGCCGCAAGTACGGCGGCACGGGCCTCGGCCTGTCCATCAGCCGGGAGATCGCCTACCTGCTGGGTGGGGTGATCGTCGCGGAGAGCACGCTCGGCCAGGGCTCCACGTTCACCTTCTACCTGCCGGTGGCCCGCCCGGACTTCCGCGACTCCCCCACCGCCGCCGACTACCGCGACGCCGAACCGGGCGTGCGCGAGGTGGTCGCGGCCCCGGCCGAGCCCGCGCGGGTCCGGCGGCTGCTGGTCATCGAGGAACGCCCGCGCGGCCTGCTGTCCCTGGTCGCGGAGAACGCGGTGGCCGGGCTGGCGCACAGCCGCGAGGTCGGCGACCCGGTCAAGGTCGAGGTGGTCACCGCGGCCGGTGCGCAGGAGGCGGCGGCGCTGCTGGCCGCCCAGCCGTGCCACTGCGTGGTGCTGGACCTGGACATGGCCGACGGGGCCGCGCTGCGGCTGCTGGCCGCGATGGACGGCGACCCGGCGCTGCGCAGCGTGCCGGTGCTGGCGCACAACAGCAGGCGGCTGGCGCCCGAGCAGGAGCGGGAGCTCCAGTCCCGGGCCAGCGCGCGGCCGGTGGAGCTGCTGTCCAGCCTGGACGAGCTGCGCGAGCGCGTCACGCTGCACCTGTCCGCCGAGGAGCCCGGTTCGGTGCTGCCGCTGGTCCGCCCGGAGGAGACGCCCCGGCCGCGGCGCGCGCCGCACATCGACACCAGTCTGTCCGGGCGCACGGTGCTGGTGGTCGACGACGACGCGCGCAACGTCTACGCCCTGACCGGGATCCTGGAGCTGCACGGCATGCGCGTGCTGCACGCCGAGGACGGCCGCAAGGGCATCGAGGCGCTGACCGAGCACCCCGGCATCGACATCATCCTGATGGACGTGATGATGCCGGAGATGGACGGCTACGCCGCGACCACCGCGATCCGGGCGATGCCCGAGCACGCGGGGCTGCCGGTCATCGCCGTCACCGCCAAGGCCATGCCCGGCGACCGGGAGAAGAGCCTGGCCTCCGGCGCCAACGACTACGTGACCAAGCCGGTGGACGCGGACGACCTGATCGCCTGCATCCAGCGCTGGCTCGGCCTGGGCGGGGCGCTCTGA
- a CDS encoding bifunctional alpha/beta hydrolase/OsmC family protein, with protein sequence MRALFAHDLPDAAATEVSRVLATVGVTTTEVPVMSTVDDLSPLAGPPTLLVGHGRGGPLVLAAARRLPGVRAVAVIGARADEAVAPGVPLLVLHSPTDNTVSLDHARRLFELARHPKSFLALDGADHRLTNPADATFAATMIATWATRHLPQLPRSVEGHVRVAENGTGPFGQTVTAGRHVLPADEPVPVGRDTGLAPYDLLLAALGACTSMTLRMYADRKQLPLEHVSVALRHSRVHAKDCADCETRQGKLDRIERTITLTGDLTEEQRARLLEIADRCPVHRTLHSEIIIDTAGA encoded by the coding sequence ATGCGCGCGCTGTTCGCTCACGACCTGCCCGACGCGGCCGCCACGGAGGTGTCCCGCGTGCTGGCCACAGTCGGCGTGACCACCACCGAGGTGCCCGTGATGTCCACAGTGGACGACCTGTCGCCGCTGGCGGGTCCACCGACCCTGCTGGTGGGCCACGGCCGGGGCGGGCCCCTGGTGCTGGCGGCGGCCCGGCGGTTGCCTGGAGTGCGCGCGGTGGCGGTGATCGGCGCCCGCGCGGACGAGGCGGTGGCACCGGGGGTGCCGCTGCTCGTCCTGCACTCGCCCACCGACAACACGGTCTCGCTGGACCACGCCCGCCGCCTGTTCGAGCTGGCCCGCCACCCGAAGTCCTTCCTGGCCCTGGACGGCGCCGACCACCGGCTCACCAACCCGGCCGACGCCACGTTCGCGGCCACGATGATCGCCACCTGGGCCACCCGGCACCTGCCGCAGCTGCCGCGCTCGGTGGAGGGCCACGTCCGGGTGGCGGAGAACGGCACCGGCCCGTTCGGCCAGACCGTCACCGCGGGCCGCCACGTGCTGCCCGCCGACGAGCCGGTGCCCGTGGGCCGCGACACCGGCCTGGCGCCCTACGACCTGCTGCTGGCGGCGCTGGGCGCGTGCACGTCCATGACGCTGCGCATGTACGCCGACCGCAAGCAGCTGCCGCTGGAGCACGTCAGCGTGGCGCTGCGCCACTCGCGCGTGCACGCGAAGGACTGCGCGGACTGCGAGACCCGGCAGGGCAAGCTGGACCGCATCGAGCGCACGATCACCCTGACCGGCGACCTGACCGAGGAGCAGCGCGCCCGCCTGCTGGAGATCGCCGACCGCTGCCCGGTGCACCGGACGCTGCACTCGGAGATCATCATCGACACCGCCGGAGCCTAG
- a CDS encoding AraC family transcriptional regulator: protein MFDTADFDLAPYAGLDVSASVRHTYRSWQDSGWRSLLVQCFEHAPEVEALPMPGVADLHLVLCVAGDVDLRTSDRGRRRWVPGSLDLLVPGRATERGYRSRSPLRTVQVHIPSATVRATAAQLGGAEPDFEALSAAVAAGDPLVEHLVRALPAARGADDLYAETAAAFLTTHLLNARPPASGPEHAAVRAATALMRERLAEPLTLAVLAAEVHLSAYHFIRVFRDATGVTPHRYLAGLRIEHARRLLTSSTLTLEQIAARCGFASPGALSTAFHRQLGVRPSAYRNN from the coding sequence GTGTTCGACACGGCCGACTTCGACCTGGCGCCGTACGCCGGGCTCGACGTCTCGGCCTCCGTGCGGCACACCTACCGCAGCTGGCAGGACTCGGGCTGGCGCTCGCTGCTCGTGCAGTGCTTCGAGCACGCGCCCGAGGTCGAGGCCCTGCCCATGCCGGGGGTGGCCGACCTGCACCTGGTGCTGTGCGTGGCCGGGGACGTGGACCTGCGCACCAGCGACCGGGGCAGGCGGCGCTGGGTACCGGGCAGCCTGGACCTGCTGGTGCCCGGCCGCGCCACCGAACGCGGCTACCGGTCGCGGTCGCCGCTGCGCACGGTCCAGGTGCACATCCCCTCGGCCACCGTGCGGGCGACCGCGGCCCAGCTGGGCGGGGCCGAACCGGACTTCGAGGCGCTCTCGGCCGCCGTGGCCGCCGGGGACCCGCTGGTGGAGCACCTGGTCCGCGCGCTGCCCGCCGCCCGGGGCGCCGACGACCTGTACGCCGAGACCGCCGCGGCCTTCCTGACGACGCACCTGCTCAACGCGCGGCCACCGGCGTCCGGCCCCGAGCACGCCGCGGTGCGGGCCGCCACCGCCCTGATGCGGGAACGCCTGGCCGAGCCGTTGACCCTGGCCGTGCTCGCCGCCGAGGTGCACCTGAGCGCCTACCACTTCATCCGCGTGTTCCGGGACGCCACCGGGGTCACCCCGCACCGCTACCTCGCCGGGCTGCGGATCGAGCACGCGCGGCGGCTGCTGACCTCCAGCACGCTCACCCTGGAGCAGATCGCCGCGCGCTGCGGGTTCGCCAGCCCCGGCGCGTTGTCCACGGCCTTCCACCGGCAGCTCGGTGTCCGGCCGTCGGCCTACCGCAACAACTGA
- a CDS encoding SRPBCC family protein, producing MPRSEPLRYRATATTSAPPSAVWRLLADARTWPAWSGVDSLDLRRSSGLGADGRDPVGAVRAFRTGRTVTGERVTGLAEERRLTYEDAFNWAIHDYRAVVELTPTPDGGTTIDWHGTYSARPGLGWLVRRVMDRTMRRMAEGLAAHAASPSDTPSS from the coding sequence GTGCCCCGCAGCGAACCCTTGCGCTACCGCGCGACCGCGACCACCAGCGCACCCCCGAGCGCCGTCTGGCGCCTGCTCGCCGACGCCCGCACCTGGCCCGCCTGGTCGGGCGTGGACAGCCTCGACCTGCGCCGCTCCAGCGGGCTCGGCGCGGACGGCCGCGACCCGGTCGGCGCGGTGCGGGCCTTCCGCACCGGCCGCACCGTCACCGGGGAACGCGTCACCGGGCTGGCGGAGGAACGGCGCCTGACCTACGAGGACGCCTTCAACTGGGCCATCCACGACTACCGGGCCGTCGTCGAGCTCACGCCCACCCCCGACGGCGGGACCACCATCGACTGGCACGGCACCTACTCCGCCCGCCCCGGCCTGGGCTGGCTGGTGCGGCGGGTCATGGACCGCACCATGCGGCGGATGGCGGAGGGGCTCGCCGCCCACGCCGCGAGCCCCTCGGACACGCCTAGCAGCTGA